The genomic stretch ATCGTTCCTCTACCTTCATCTAGCACATAGGACTGTGTACGTTGATTGATGCTAGCTTCGATTAAATTGATATGATGTTTTGAGTAAGACTCCGTTTCAACTAATTGAAGTTGGATCAAACGTCCGATTAACAAAAACATCCCACATACAAGGAGGAGACCAATCCCAATTATCCTTCTCCTTATCATATCTCTCACCTCTGTATGAGTTTCGACGGATGTTCTCTATTTCAAACCTCCTACGGTCATTTGCCAGTGTAGAGGAGCTTGATGAGAAGTATTTCATGCATAAGAAAAAGACAGCCTTTATGGCTGCCTTTTTTAGTCTTTTCATTAAATTACTTCTAAAATTTCTACACGGATTTCTCCGCCAGGAGTTTGTACGTTTACTTTCTCTCCAATTTGACGACCTAGAAGACTTTTGGCCATTGGAGAATCATTTGAAATCTTTCCTTCAAAAGGATCGGCTTCTGCACTACCTACGATAAAGTATTCTTCTTCATCACCGTCTGGAATTTCAACGAATTTAACACGCTTACCTATTGATACAACATTAGATGAGCTATTGTCTTCTTCAATAATTTCAGCGTTACGAATCATATTTTCAACTGTTTGAATACGTGCTTCTACAAACGCTTGCTCATCTTTTGCAGCGTCATACTCAGAGTTCTCAGAAAGATCTCCAAAACTACGTGCTATCTTAATACGTTCCACAACTTCTTTTCTTTTTTCTGTTTTTAGAAGGTCAAGCTCCTTCTCAAGCTTTTCTTTACCATCTTGCGTCATATAATACTTTTTATCCTCTGCCATTTCATTCACTCCTTCATCAATTAAGGGCATCAATCGTAATAAACTGTATGAAAAAAAGAGGTAAATATACCTCATTTAATCGTTATAGCATTGCTTTTTCTTCAAGTATCGTATGGATTTTCGTAACCATAAGGTCAATTGCAACTCGGTTTTGACCGCCTTCAGGTACGATAATATCTGCATAACGCTTTGTCGGTTCAATAAATTGAAGGTGCATCGGACGAACCACTGAGGTATACTGCTCAACTACTGAATCAAGCGTTCTCCCTCTGTCGCGTATATCGCGAACCATTCTTCTTAAGATGCGAAGGTCCGCATCAGTATCAACAAAAAGCTTAATATCCATTAGATCACGAAGACGTTCATCTTCAAGAATTAGGATACCTTCCAAAATAATGACATCTTTCGGTTCGACAGGAATAATTTTATCAGATCTTGTGTGAACTGTATAGTCATAGACTGGTTTTTGAATCGGTTTATATAACATTAACTCTTTAACATGTTCAATTAACAGATCGTTGTCAAATGCAAGTGGGTGGTCATAGTTTGTACCAAGTCGTTCAGGCATTGACTTTTCACTCTGATCTTTGTAGTAAGAATCCTGTTCGATAACTAAAACGGACTGATCGGCAAACTGTTTAAAAATCTCTCGTGTTACAGTGGTTTTACCAGAGCCTGATCCTCCAGCAACACCAATTACTACGGGTCTATTAACCATAATTCTTCCCCTTCTATTATAGAAAAACCGCCCGTACACTTGTACGTCGGCTTTCCTTCTTCATGAGCTTTTACGCTGACTAACAGCTAGACCATCTCCAATAGGATAAATCGTTGTATCTAACTCGGGATGGGAAATTAAAAATTCATTATAAAGACGGAGCTTTTTCACCATTGATTTAAAGCGCCTCTCCTCTATCTCATCTTCTGCAACCAGTCCTCTGAATAAAATATTATCAGAAAAGACGATGCCGCCTTCTTCTAATTCACTATAAAATTCATCAAAAAAACGCTTATACTGACCTTTCGCCGCATCAATGAATAGAGCTTGATAAGGGCCGTATTGTTTGAGATCGTGTGCTAGATCAAACGCATCGCCAAACAGGACTGTAATTTGATCTGAATAGCCAGCTTTATCAATGTTTGCAATCGCTTCGTTATAACGAGTTTCGTCACGTTCTACAGTAAGTATGGCAGTATCCGGCAAGCGCTCAGCCATACGAATGGCTGAATACCCAATAGCTGCACCAATTTCTAATATTCGTTTTGGTTTCAAAAAAGTAAGAAGTTGAAGCATAACATCGAGACTCGTTTGTTC from Bacillus sp. Cs-700 encodes the following:
- the udk gene encoding uridine kinase codes for the protein MMVNRPVVIGVAGGSGSGKTTVTREIFKQFADQSVLVIEQDSYYKDQSEKSMPERLGTNYDHPLAFDNDLLIEHVKELMLYKPIQKPVYDYTVHTRSDKIIPVEPKDVIILEGILILEDERLRDLMDIKLFVDTDADLRILRRMVRDIRDRGRTLDSVVEQYTSVVRPMHLQFIEPTKRYADIIVPEGGQNRVAIDLMVTKIHTILEEKAML
- a CDS encoding O-methyltransferase, whose protein sequence is MISDHVEQYLESLRPNREGLIKEIEEYAEENHVPIMEQTSLDVMLQLLTFLKPKRILEIGAAIGYSAIRMAERLPDTAILTVERDETRYNEAIANIDKAGYSDQITVLFGDAFDLAHDLKQYGPYQALFIDAAKGQYKRFFDEFYSELEEGGIVFSDNILFRGLVAEDEIEERRFKSMVKKLRLYNEFLISHPELDTTIYPIGDGLAVSQRKSS
- the greA gene encoding transcription elongation factor GreA, whose amino-acid sequence is MAEDKKYYMTQDGKEKLEKELDLLKTEKRKEVVERIKIARSFGDLSENSEYDAAKDEQAFVEARIQTVENMIRNAEIIEEDNSSSNVVSIGKRVKFVEIPDGDEEEYFIVGSAEADPFEGKISNDSPMAKSLLGRQIGEKVNVQTPGGEIRVEILEVI